In the Cetobacterium sp. ZOR0034 genome, one interval contains:
- a CDS encoding phospho-sugar mutase — protein sequence MDKFTLENYNNWLTSDYIDLEDRKDLESIKDNEKEIEDRFYTNLSFGTGGMRGVRGVGINRINKYTIRKATQGLANYILEASGETGKKMGVAIAYDCRIGSEEYALNSALVLAGNGIKAYLFKSLRSTPELSFAVRELKCIAGIVVTASHNPQEYNGYKVYWNDGCQIIDPQATGVVTNVNNVNSFEDIKLIDKDTAIEAGLLEYISEDMDTKFIEAVKKQIIHHEIPGKEDFKIVYSPLHGTGGRPVKRVFSETGFNSIYIVAEQEQPDGNFPTCSYANPEDPAVFKLSTELADKVGAKLCMANDPDADRIGVAVKDECGTWLYPNGNQIGLLLMNYILENKKDIPKNGAVISTVVSTPMLDAVAKEKGVEIFRTLTGFKFIGEKIREFEEGKYDATFLMGFEESYGYLVGTHARDKDAVVATLLIAEMAAYYASVGSSIPKELKKLYDKFGYYREGIIAVTKKGKDGVEAISKIMSSLRENVTDSLIGQNVISKRDFNTGYNGLPKSDVIQFVLEDNTYITARPSGTEPKIKYYFCVVGTTEKDADEKLAKAMKSFEAFVD from the coding sequence ATGGATAAATTTACACTTGAAAATTACAACAACTGGTTAACTTCAGATTATATTGATTTAGAGGATAGAAAAGATTTAGAGAGTATTAAAGATAATGAAAAAGAGATTGAAGATAGATTCTACACAAATCTTTCTTTTGGAACTGGAGGAATGAGAGGAGTTAGAGGAGTAGGTATCAATAGAATCAATAAATATACTATTAGAAAAGCTACTCAAGGTCTTGCTAATTATATCTTAGAAGCTTCTGGTGAAACAGGAAAAAAGATGGGAGTAGCAATTGCTTACGACTGTAGAATTGGATCTGAAGAATATGCTTTAAACTCTGCTCTTGTTTTAGCTGGAAATGGAATCAAAGCTTATCTATTCAAATCTTTAAGATCAACACCTGAGCTTTCTTTCGCAGTAAGAGAACTTAAATGTATTGCTGGTATTGTTGTTACAGCATCTCATAATCCTCAAGAATACAACGGATATAAAGTTTATTGGAACGATGGTTGTCAAATTATTGATCCACAAGCCACTGGTGTTGTTACTAATGTTAACAATGTAAATTCATTTGAGGACATAAAACTTATTGATAAAGATACTGCTATTGAAGCTGGTCTTTTAGAATATATCTCTGAAGATATGGATACAAAATTTATAGAAGCTGTTAAAAAACAAATTATCCATCACGAAATTCCAGGAAAAGAGGATTTTAAAATTGTTTACTCTCCTTTACACGGAACTGGAGGAAGACCTGTTAAAAGAGTATTCTCTGAAACTGGATTTAACTCAATATACATAGTTGCTGAACAAGAGCAACCAGATGGAAACTTCCCAACTTGTTCATATGCAAATCCTGAAGATCCTGCAGTGTTTAAGTTAAGTACTGAATTAGCTGATAAAGTTGGAGCTAAGCTTTGTATGGCAAACGATCCTGATGCTGATAGAATCGGAGTTGCTGTTAAAGATGAATGTGGAACTTGGTTATATCCAAATGGAAACCAAATTGGACTTTTACTTATGAACTATATCTTAGAAAATAAGAAAGATATCCCTAAAAATGGCGCTGTAATTTCTACTGTAGTTTCTACACCTATGCTAGATGCAGTTGCTAAAGAAAAAGGTGTTGAAATATTTAGAACTTTAACAGGATTTAAATTTATTGGTGAAAAAATTAGAGAGTTCGAAGAGGGGAAATATGATGCAACATTCCTTATGGGATTCGAAGAATCATACGGATATCTTGTTGGAACTCATGCTAGAGATAAAGATGCGGTTGTAGCAACTTTATTAATTGCTGAAATGGCAGCTTACTACGCTAGCGTTGGATCATCAATACCTAAAGAGTTAAAAAAATTATATGATAAATTTGGTTACTATAGAGAAGGGATTATAGCTGTTACTAAAAAAGGAAAAGATGGTGTTGAAGCAATTTCTAAAATAATGAGCAGTTTAAGAGAGAATGTAACGGACTCTTTAATTGGTCAAAATGTTATTTCAAAAAGAGATTTTAATACTGGATATAACGGATTACCTAAATCTGATGTTATCCAATTTGTATTAGAGGACAATACATACATCACTGCTAGACCTTCTGGAACTGAACCAAAAATAAAATATTATTTCTGTGTTGTTGGAACAACAGAAAAAGATGCTGATGAAAAATTAGCAAAAGCTATGAAGTCTTTTGAAGCTTTTGTTGATTAA
- a CDS encoding MerR family transcriptional regulator encodes MYTIKNVSEMVGLSSYTIRYYDKCGLMPFVARNKNGIREFTEDDVFWIEIIKCLKNTGMTIEDIRAIVDLSLKGDHTKEERKTILLEHRKKILEQIEDLNSNLRKLDAKIAWYENNSICCE; translated from the coding sequence ATGTATACTATAAAAAATGTATCTGAAATGGTAGGACTTTCATCTTACACAATTAGATACTATGATAAATGTGGATTAATGCCTTTTGTTGCTAGAAATAAAAATGGTATTAGAGAGTTTACTGAAGATGATGTTTTTTGGATTGAAATCATAAAATGTTTAAAAAATACTGGAATGACAATTGAAGATATTAGAGCTATTGTCGATTTAAGTTTAAAAGGAGATCATACTAAAGAGGAAAGAAAAACTATTCTTCTTGAACATAGAAAAAAAATCTTAGAACAAATAGAAGATTTAAATAGTAATCTTAGAAAATTAGATGCTAAAATTGCATGGTACGAAAATAATTCTATTTGTTGTGAATAA
- the groL gene encoding chaperonin GroEL (60 kDa chaperone family; promotes refolding of misfolded polypeptides especially under stressful conditions; forms two stacked rings of heptamers to form a barrel-shaped 14mer; ends can be capped by GroES; misfolded proteins enter the barrel where they are refolded when GroES binds) codes for MAKLLKFNADARKKLENGVNILADAVKITLGPRGRNVVLEKAYGPPLITNDGVSIAKEIELEDPFENMGAQLIKEVATKANDVAGDGTTTATILAQAIVKEGLKMVSAGANPIFVKKGIEKATKKAIELLLEKSKKVQSNSEISQVASISAGDSEIGSLIAKAMDKVGESGVISVEEARSLETSLDVVEGMEFEKGYLSPYMVTNSERMEAILENPFILITDKKISTMKELLPLLEKTVQTSKPLLIIADDLDGEALATLVLNKIRGTLNVTGVKAPAFGDRRKAMLEDIAILTGGTVVSEDKGMKIEETDLTQLGRAKKIKVTKDSTVIIDGFSNEEQLDSRILHIKNQLSLTDSEYDREKLQERLAKLSGGVAIIKVGAATEVEMKEKKLRIEDALNATRAAIEEGVVPGGGVALAEIANQMEDFILDGEEGIGANILKRSLTSPLKQIAINAGLDGGVVLEKVKNLADGYGLNAATEEYVHMIENGIIDPTKVTRSALQNATSIAALILTTEVIIANKKEPISENLNSNMGDI; via the coding sequence ATGGCTAAATTATTAAAATTTAATGCTGATGCAAGAAAAAAATTAGAAAATGGAGTTAATATTTTAGCTGATGCTGTTAAAATCACTTTAGGACCTAGAGGAAGAAATGTTGTTTTAGAAAAAGCATATGGACCTCCTCTTATTACAAATGATGGTGTTTCTATTGCGAAGGAAATTGAATTAGAAGATCCTTTCGAAAATATGGGAGCACAACTTATAAAAGAGGTTGCTACTAAAGCTAATGATGTTGCTGGAGACGGAACTACTACAGCAACAATCTTAGCTCAAGCCATCGTAAAAGAAGGACTTAAAATGGTTTCTGCTGGAGCTAATCCTATTTTTGTAAAAAAAGGAATTGAGAAAGCTACTAAAAAAGCTATTGAATTACTTTTAGAAAAATCAAAAAAAGTTCAATCTAACAGCGAAATATCTCAAGTTGCATCCATCTCTGCAGGAGATAGTGAGATCGGGTCTCTTATCGCTAAAGCTATGGATAAAGTTGGTGAAAGTGGGGTAATCAGTGTTGAAGAAGCACGTTCTTTAGAAACGTCTTTAGATGTTGTTGAAGGTATGGAGTTTGAAAAAGGTTATCTTTCTCCTTATATGGTTACTAACTCTGAAAGAATGGAAGCTATCTTAGAAAACCCATTTATTTTAATAACAGACAAAAAAATATCTACTATGAAAGAGTTATTACCTCTTTTAGAAAAAACAGTTCAGACATCTAAACCTCTACTTATTATAGCTGACGATTTAGATGGTGAAGCTCTAGCTACTTTAGTTTTAAATAAAATTAGAGGAACTCTTAATGTTACTGGAGTTAAAGCTCCTGCGTTTGGAGATAGAAGAAAAGCTATGCTAGAAGACATTGCTATTCTTACTGGTGGAACGGTTGTTTCTGAAGATAAAGGAATGAAAATAGAGGAAACTGACCTTACTCAACTTGGAAGAGCAAAAAAAATAAAAGTTACTAAAGATTCTACTGTTATCATTGATGGATTCAGTAATGAAGAGCAATTAGATAGTCGAATATTACATATCAAAAATCAACTCTCTTTGACAGATTCAGAGTATGATAGAGAAAAACTACAAGAAAGATTAGCTAAACTTTCTGGTGGAGTAGCTATTATTAAAGTTGGAGCTGCAACTGAAGTTGAAATGAAAGAGAAAAAACTTAGAATAGAGGATGCTTTAAATGCAACTAGAGCTGCTATTGAAGAGGGTGTTGTTCCTGGAGGTGGAGTAGCTCTTGCTGAAATTGCTAACCAAATGGAAGATTTTATTTTAGATGGCGAAGAGGGGATTGGTGCTAATATTTTAAAAAGATCTTTAACTTCTCCCCTAAAACAGATTGCTATCAACGCTGGTTTAGACGGTGGAGTTGTTTTAGAAAAGGTTAAAAACTTAGCCGACGGTTATGGTCTTAATGCAGCTACAGAAGAATATGTTCACATGATTGAGAACGGAATTATTGACCCTACAAAAGTTACACGTTCAGCTCTGCAAAATGCGACATCTATTGCAGCTTTAATATTAACAACAGAGGTTATTATTGCAAATAAAAAAGAACCTATTAGTGAAAACTTAAACTCTAATATGGGGGACATATAA
- the hemW gene encoding radical SAM family heme chaperone HemW, producing the protein MLSGMYIHIPFCLNKCNYCDFLSFKSTVEEREKYVDAIISEINMYPKFPLETVYFGGGTPSLLTPEQVKRILSNLDIKEGAEVTLEVNPKTVDFEKFKLFKDAGINRVSIGIQSFNDEKLKMLGRLHSSSQGEEAFFLARKAGFENISLDLMFSLPNQSIDDLKDDLNHLFSLKPEHFSIYSLIWEEGTDFFAKLEAGVYKETENDLEASMYELIIDSAQKNGYIHYEISNFSLPGKRAIHNTKYWKNEEYLGIGIGASGYFENVRYKNVLKFPEYYGKILDNVKPILEEEFVNDDEKEIYEYILGLRIIPDGITPRGKYIDLCDELVKDGFLVKNNSNYTLSQKGVLMANDVFDKFI; encoded by the coding sequence ATGCTTAGTGGAATGTATATACATATTCCTTTTTGTTTAAATAAATGTAACTACTGTGACTTTCTATCTTTTAAATCTACTGTTGAAGAAAGAGAGAAATATGTAGATGCAATTATTTCAGAAATCAATATGTATCCAAAATTCCCTCTTGAAACTGTTTATTTTGGTGGTGGAACTCCATCTCTTTTAACTCCTGAACAAGTTAAAAGAATTTTATCTAATTTAGACATAAAAGAGGGTGCTGAAGTTACCCTAGAAGTAAATCCTAAAACTGTCGATTTTGAAAAGTTTAAACTTTTTAAAGATGCCGGAATAAACAGAGTTAGTATTGGTATTCAGAGTTTTAACGATGAAAAACTTAAAATGCTTGGTAGATTACACTCCTCTTCTCAAGGAGAGGAAGCTTTCTTTTTAGCTAGAAAAGCTGGATTTGAAAACATCAGTTTGGATTTGATGTTTTCACTTCCTAACCAAAGTATAGATGATTTAAAAGATGATTTAAATCATCTTTTCTCTTTAAAACCTGAGCACTTTTCTATATACTCTTTGATTTGGGAAGAGGGTACAGATTTTTTTGCAAAGCTCGAAGCTGGTGTATATAAAGAAACTGAAAATGATTTAGAAGCTTCTATGTATGAGTTAATCATAGATAGTGCTCAAAAAAATGGTTATATCCACTATGAAATTTCAAATTTTTCTCTACCAGGAAAAAGAGCTATACATAATACAAAGTACTGGAAAAATGAGGAGTATCTAGGTATTGGTATTGGTGCTTCTGGATATTTCGAAAACGTTAGATATAAAAATGTCTTAAAGTTTCCTGAATATTATGGTAAAATATTAGATAATGTAAAACCAATCTTAGAAGAAGAATTTGTCAACGATGACGAAAAAGAGATTTATGAATATATATTAGGACTAAGAATTATTCCAGATGGAATAACTCCTAGAGGTAAATATATTGATCTTTGTGATGAGCTAGTTAAAGATGGATTTTTAGTTAAAAACAATTCTAACTATACACTATCTCAAAAAGGTGTCCTTATGGCCAACGATGTCTTTGACAAATTTATTTAG
- a CDS encoding iron-containing alcohol dehydrogenase translates to MLNFNFYNPTHIVFGKDTLDQLNSLVPADAKVLITYGGGSVNKFGTLDKVIQNLPGREIFQFGGIEPNPQYSTLMKAVQIAKDENVDFLLAVGGGSVMDGTKFIALASRYEGDCLDLLTPEFDLAPVDSAIPMGTVVTLPATGSEMNNGAVISHKNLKVPVFSMFTFPKFSILDPTLTFTLPTTQVANGIIDTFIHTVEQYVTYPVDARFQDRTAEGILKTLIEIGKTTIDEPTNYDARANLVWCATMALNGLIGAGVPQDWTTHMIGHEVTAMFGIDHAKTLAILQPAIWEIRKDKKRAKLIQYAERVWDITEADENLKIELAIQKTRAFFEDLGVKTHLSDYDITAERIEDLIEALNNNNRTALSETGDLTLEISREILKKAL, encoded by the coding sequence ATGTTAAATTTTAATTTTTATAATCCAACACACATTGTTTTTGGAAAAGATACTTTAGATCAATTAAATAGTTTAGTTCCTGCGGATGCAAAAGTTTTGATTACTTATGGTGGAGGTTCGGTTAATAAGTTTGGAACTTTGGATAAGGTTATTCAAAATCTTCCTGGTAGAGAGATATTTCAATTTGGTGGTATTGAACCAAATCCTCAATATAGCACACTTATGAAGGCTGTACAAATTGCAAAAGATGAAAATGTAGATTTTCTTCTTGCTGTAGGTGGTGGTTCTGTTATGGACGGAACTAAGTTTATAGCTTTAGCTTCTAGATACGAAGGAGATTGCTTAGACTTACTTACTCCAGAGTTTGACTTAGCTCCTGTTGACAGTGCTATTCCAATGGGAACTGTTGTAACTCTTCCAGCTACTGGATCAGAGATGAATAACGGTGCTGTTATCAGTCATAAAAATTTAAAGGTTCCTGTATTTAGTATGTTTACTTTCCCTAAGTTCTCTATACTAGATCCAACTTTAACTTTTACTCTTCCAACTACACAAGTTGCCAACGGAATAATAGATACTTTTATTCATACAGTTGAACAATACGTTACATATCCTGTAGATGCAAGATTCCAAGATAGAACTGCTGAAGGGATTTTAAAAACTTTAATAGAGATTGGTAAAACAACAATTGATGAGCCTACAAATTATGACGCTAGAGCAAATCTCGTTTGGTGTGCTACTATGGCTTTAAATGGTCTTATCGGTGCTGGAGTTCCACAAGACTGGACTACTCACATGATTGGTCATGAAGTTACGGCTATGTTTGGAATAGATCACGCTAAAACTCTTGCTATTCTACAACCTGCTATCTGGGAGATTAGAAAAGATAAAAAGAGAGCTAAATTAATCCAATATGCTGAGCGTGTTTGGGATATAACTGAAGCAGATGAAAATCTAAAAATAGAGTTGGCGATTCAAAAAACTCGTGCTTTCTTTGAGGATTTAGGGGTTAAAACTCATCTTTCTGACTATGATATAACAGCAGAGAGAATTGAAGATCTAATCGAAGCTTTAAACAATAATAATAGAACTGCTCTTTCTGAAACTGGAGATTTAACTTTAGAAATTAGTAGAGAAATTCTTAAAAAAGCATTATAA
- a CDS encoding 7-cyano-7-deazaguanine synthase: protein MKALALFSGGLDSALAIKIIKDQGIEVIALNFVSHFFGGKNEKAENMAKQLGVQLEYVNFTSAHTEILKNPVHGRGKNMNPCIDCHALMFKTAGDLMEKFGASFIISGEVLGQRPMSQNYQALEKVKAMSPGLENLIVRPLSAKLLPESEPEKLGWVDREKLLDIQGRSRKTQMELMDKFGIVDYPTPGGGCLLTDPGYSKRLRILEEDGLLEDEHSNLFHLLKIGRFFRFEKGKYLIVGREQDDNIKINEFKSYGSLFIRGKEVPGPHMVGFGDLSKEQIDFALNLFSRYSKVKGNAELTLLINGEDVTIPAVNLEALSEEIAKYQITM from the coding sequence ATGAAAGCATTGGCACTTTTTTCTGGAGGACTTGATAGTGCTCTAGCAATAAAAATTATAAAAGATCAAGGTATAGAAGTAATCGCTCTTAACTTTGTTTCACACTTCTTTGGTGGAAAAAATGAAAAGGCTGAAAATATGGCCAAGCAACTTGGAGTTCAACTTGAGTATGTTAACTTTACTAGCGCTCATACTGAAATCTTAAAAAATCCTGTGCATGGACGTGGAAAAAATATGAATCCTTGTATTGATTGTCACGCTCTTATGTTTAAAACAGCTGGAGATCTTATGGAGAAGTTCGGTGCTTCTTTCATAATTTCTGGTGAAGTTCTTGGACAAAGACCTATGTCACAAAACTACCAAGCATTAGAAAAAGTTAAGGCTATGTCACCTGGACTTGAAAATCTTATTGTAAGACCATTATCAGCTAAGCTTTTACCAGAAAGTGAGCCTGAAAAATTAGGATGGGTTGATAGAGAAAAACTTCTTGATATTCAAGGAAGAAGTAGAAAAACTCAAATGGAGTTAATGGATAAATTTGGAATTGTTGATTATCCAACACCTGGTGGTGGATGTCTTTTAACTGACCCTGGTTACTCAAAAAGATTACGTATTTTAGAAGAGGATGGCCTTTTAGAAGATGAACACTCTAATCTATTCCATCTTTTAAAGATTGGAAGATTCTTCAGATTTGAAAAAGGAAAATACTTAATCGTTGGAAGAGAACAAGATGATAACATTAAAATAAATGAATTTAAATCTTATGGTTCTCTATTCATTAGAGGAAAAGAAGTTCCTGGTCCACACATGGTTGGATTTGGAGATCTTTCTAAAGAGCAAATCGATTTTGCTTTAAATCTTTTCTCTAGATACTCTAAAGTAAAAGGAAATGCGGAATTAACTCTTCTTATAAACGGAGAAGATGTTACTATTCCTGCTGTGAATCTAGAAGCTTTAAGTGAAGAGATTGCTAAATATCAAATTACAATGTAA
- the galU gene encoding UTP--glucose-1-phosphate uridylyltransferase GalU, with protein sequence MKKVTKAVIPAAGLGTRVLPATKAQPKEMLVIVDKPSLQYIVEELVESGITDIVIVTGRNKNSIEDHFDFSFELENTLERDGKFDLLKKIDDISSMANIYYVRQNHPLGLGHAILKAKSFIGDDPFVIALGDDIVYNPDAPVAKQLIDVYEKYGSSVIGVQEVENKDVSKYGIVKPSATLDENTVEMVDFIEKPSLEEAPSNLACLGRYLLDGEIFKYLETTTPGKGGEIQLTDAILQMLNDNKKVVAYNFEGKRYDIGNKIGLLKANIEFGLRNEETKDDLIKYLKEEIKF encoded by the coding sequence ATGAAAAAAGTTACAAAAGCTGTTATACCTGCAGCGGGATTAGGGACTAGAGTTTTACCTGCAACAAAAGCCCAACCAAAAGAGATGCTTGTTATAGTTGACAAGCCATCTCTTCAATACATTGTCGAGGAACTTGTAGAGTCTGGAATTACCGACATTGTAATTGTTACTGGAAGAAACAAAAACTCTATCGAAGATCACTTTGATTTCTCTTTTGAATTAGAAAATACTTTAGAAAGAGATGGAAAATTTGATCTTCTAAAAAAAATTGATGATATCTCAAGTATGGCAAATATCTATTATGTTAGACAAAACCATCCTTTAGGTCTTGGACATGCTATTTTAAAAGCTAAATCATTTATTGGAGATGACCCATTTGTTATCGCTCTTGGAGATGATATCGTTTATAATCCTGACGCACCTGTAGCTAAGCAACTAATTGATGTCTACGAAAAATATGGAAGTAGCGTAATTGGAGTTCAAGAAGTTGAAAACAAAGATGTTTCTAAATATGGAATCGTTAAACCATCTGCAACTTTAGATGAAAATACTGTAGAAATGGTTGACTTTATTGAAAAACCATCACTAGAAGAAGCTCCATCAAACCTTGCTTGTCTTGGAAGATATCTTTTAGATGGTGAGATATTTAAATATCTAGAAACTACTACTCCTGGAAAAGGTGGAGAGATTCAATTAACAGATGCTATTTTACAAATGTTAAATGACAATAAAAAGGTTGTTGCATATAATTTTGAAGGAAAAAGATACGATATTGGAAACAAAATAGGTCTTTTAAAAGCCAACATTGAATTTGGACTTAGAAATGAAGAAACAAAAGATGACCTTATAAAATATTTAAAAGAGGAAATCAAGTTTTAA
- a CDS encoding NAD(P)-dependent oxidoreductase produces MNIDLIHEANRCLNCKKPLCKIHCPISTDIPNIINLFKENKIAEAGEALFLNNPLSIFCSIVCPHEEQCKGHCIKGIKETPVEFPLIEKEISTKYLSTLPLDKKENNNIDVAIIGGGPAGITSAILLAKEGFKVTIFEAFSKLGGVLRYGIPEFRLSRDLTDTFEKYLLSLGVKIKYNTLVGPTHSIQNLKDDGFKYIIITTGVWNPKPMDIKGETKGNVHYAINYLVSPESYSLGDNVLVIGGGNVAMDAARVAKRLGSSVTVMYRRGEEDMPATKVEIAEAKEDGVEFKFYYAPKEILDDKMIFLRTESLTDESGRKKLITLEDSDIAVKYSSVIVAVSQGPKKNIVSSEDRISTEKWGTVVVSDNFETTLDNVFSCGDVVTGPKTVVAAVNDAKKMINNILNKEGLI; encoded by the coding sequence TTGAATATAGATTTAATACATGAAGCAAATCGTTGCTTAAACTGCAAAAAACCACTTTGTAAAATACACTGCCCTATATCAACAGATATTCCTAACATTATAAATCTGTTTAAAGAAAATAAAATAGCTGAAGCTGGGGAGGCTTTATTTTTAAACAACCCACTTTCTATATTTTGTTCTATAGTTTGCCCTCATGAAGAGCAATGTAAAGGTCATTGTATAAAAGGAATCAAAGAGACTCCTGTTGAGTTCCCATTGATTGAAAAAGAGATATCTACAAAGTATCTTTCAACTCTTCCTTTAGATAAAAAAGAAAACAATAATATTGATGTCGCTATTATCGGTGGTGGACCTGCTGGTATCACATCTGCTATTCTTTTAGCTAAAGAGGGGTTTAAAGTAACTATTTTTGAAGCATTCTCTAAGCTTGGTGGAGTTTTAAGATATGGAATTCCTGAATTTAGACTTTCTAGAGATTTAACTGATACTTTTGAAAAATATCTGTTAAGCCTTGGAGTAAAAATAAAATATAATACTCTTGTTGGTCCAACACATAGTATTCAAAACTTAAAAGATGATGGATTCAAATATATTATTATTACTACAGGAGTTTGGAATCCAAAACCAATGGATATCAAAGGAGAAACAAAAGGTAATGTTCACTACGCTATAAACTATCTTGTATCTCCTGAATCATACAGCTTAGGTGACAATGTTTTAGTTATTGGTGGTGGAAATGTTGCTATGGATGCTGCAAGAGTTGCTAAAAGGCTGGGAAGCTCTGTGACTGTTATGTATAGACGTGGAGAAGAGGATATGCCTGCTACTAAAGTTGAAATAGCCGAAGCAAAAGAGGATGGTGTAGAATTTAAATTCTATTACGCTCCAAAAGAGATTTTAGATGATAAAATGATTTTCTTAAGAACTGAATCACTGACTGACGAATCTGGAAGAAAAAAACTTATTACTTTAGAAGATAGCGATATCGCTGTTAAATACAGTTCAGTTATTGTTGCTGTCAGCCAAGGTCCTAAGAAAAATATAGTTTCATCTGAGGATAGAATTAGCACTGAAAAATGGGGAACTGTTGTTGTTTCTGATAATTTTGAAACAACTCTAGATAATGTTTTCTCTTGTGGAGATGTTGTCACTGGTCCTAAAACCGTTGTTGCAGCAGTTAATGACGCTAAAAAAATGATTAATAATATATTAAACAAAGAGGGATTGATTTAA
- a CDS encoding YggS family pyridoxal phosphate-dependent enzyme, whose protein sequence is MGISENINEILIDINKHSPYPEKVNLIAVTKYVDTEIIKEVLSNGGRTLGENKVQVLTKKYEELCDFSIEHKWHFIGNLQKNKVKYIASFIDMIHSVNKLSLAQEINKRAKEHNRTIDVLIEINLFEEESKEGYQYTDFLNDIPDLLELENVNIKGFMTMAPYTDNEELIRAGFRKLRELKEEMNTLYFNNSLSELSMGMSNDYKIALEEGATLIRVGSKIFE, encoded by the coding sequence GTGGGAATTTCAGAAAATATAAATGAAATTTTAATAGACATCAATAAACATTCACCTTATCCTGAAAAGGTAAATTTAATTGCTGTAACAAAATATGTTGATACTGAAATTATAAAAGAGGTTCTTTCTAATGGTGGTAGAACTTTAGGTGAAAATAAAGTTCAAGTATTAACTAAAAAATATGAAGAACTTTGTGATTTTTCTATAGAACATAAGTGGCACTTTATAGGTAATCTTCAAAAAAATAAAGTGAAATATATAGCTTCATTCATTGACATGATTCATTCTGTCAATAAATTATCCCTTGCTCAAGAGATAAATAAAAGAGCTAAAGAGCACAATAGAACAATTGATGTTCTTATCGAAATAAACTTATTTGAAGAGGAAAGTAAAGAGGGATATCAATATACTGACTTTTTAAATGATATTCCAGACTTATTAGAGTTAGAAAATGTAAATATTAAAGGATTTATGACTATGGCTCCATATACTGATAATGAGGAATTAATAAGAGCAGGTTTCAGAAAGTTAAGAGAATTAAAAGAGGAGATGAACACTCTTTACTTCAATAATAGCTTATCTGAACTTTCTATGGGAATGAGTAATGACTATAAAATCGCTCTTGAAGAAGGAGCTACTCTAATAAGAGTAGGTAGTAAAATATTTGAATAA
- a CDS encoding cell division protein SepF, translated as MKITKFKNAFKDFTDSVGLTFDPEEEGYEEYEEENESIPVPRFTAASNSKEDILPPFTNNTVPRAEIKTPINNTVQEDCQTIFVNPKSFAECRKIADYIKNDKVVTLNLENVNGKDAQRILDFLSGAINIKEAKWIPISRNVFTSVPKNINFLYDGKNDLKQNTFLDIDHE; from the coding sequence ATGAAAATTACTAAATTTAAAAATGCTTTTAAAGATTTTACTGATAGTGTTGGACTTACTTTCGATCCTGAAGAGGAAGGGTACGAAGAGTACGAAGAGGAAAATGAATCTATTCCTGTTCCTAGATTTACTGCTGCTAGTAATTCTAAAGAGGATATTCTTCCTCCTTTCACTAATAATACGGTTCCTAGAGCTGAGATTAAAACACCTATTAACAATACAGTTCAAGAGGATTGTCAAACTATATTCGTAAACCCTAAAAGTTTTGCAGAATGTAGAAAAATTGCAGATTATATAAAAAATGATAAAGTGGTTACACTAAATCTAGAAAATGTAAATGGAAAAGATGCCCAAAGAATTCTTGATTTCTTAAGTGGTGCTATAAATATAAAAGAAGCTAAATGGATTCCAATTAGTAGAAATGTATTTACATCTGTTCCTAAAAATATCAACTTCCTATACGACGGGAAAAATGATTTGAAACAAAATACTTTTTTAGATATTGACCACGAATAA